Proteins encoded together in one Balaenoptera ricei isolate mBalRic1 chromosome 2, mBalRic1.hap2, whole genome shotgun sequence window:
- the NFKBIA gene encoding NF-kappa-B inhibitor alpha, which translates to MFQPAEPGQEWAMEGPRDALKKERLLDDRHDSGLDSMKDEEYEQMVKELREIRLEPQEAPRGAEPWKQQLTEDGDSFLHLAIIHEEKVLTMEVVRQVKGDLAFLNFQNNLQQTPLHLAVITNQPEIAGALLEAGCDPELRDFRGNTPLHLACEQGCLASVGVLTQPRGTQHLHSVLQATNYNGHTCLHLASIHGYLGIVELLVSLGADVNAQEPCNGRTALHLAVDLQNPDLVSLLLKCGADVNRVTYQGYSPYQLTWGRPSTRIQQQLGQLTLENLQMLPESEDEESYDTESEFTEDELPYDDCVLGGQRLTL; encoded by the exons ATGTTCCAGCCCGCGGAGCCCGGCCAGGAGTGGGCCATGGAGGGCCCCCGGGACGCGCTCAAGAAGGAGCGGCTGCTGGACGACCGCCACGACAGCGGCCTGGACTCCATGAAGGACGAGGAGTACGAGCAGATGGTGAAAGAGCTGCGGGAGATCCGCCTCGAGCCTCAGGAGGCGCCGCGCGGCGCCGAGCCTTGGAAGCAGCAGCTCACCGAGGACGGAGACTC ATTCCTGCACTTGGCCATCATCCATGAAGAGAAGGTGCTGACCATGGAAGTGGTCCGCCAAGTGAAGGGAGACCTGGCGTTTCTCAACTTCCAGAACAACCTGCAGCAG ACTCCTCTCCACTTGGCGGTGATCACCAACCAGCCAGAAATCGCTGGGGCACTTCTGGAAGCTGGCTGTGATCCTGAGCTCCGAGACTTTCGAGGAAATACCCCCCTACACCTTGCCTGTGAGCAGGGCTGCCTGGCCAGTGTGGGAGTCCTGACTCAGCCCCGCGGGACCCAGCACCTCCACTCCGTCCTGCAAGCCACCAACTACAATG GTCACACGTGTCTGCACTTGGCCTCTATTCATGGCTACCTGGGCATCGTGGAGCTGTTGGTGTCCTTGGGTGCTGATGTCAACGCACAG GAGCCCTGCAATGGCCGAACTGCCCTCCATCTCGCGGTTGACCTGCAGAATCCCGACCTGGTGTCGCTCTTGTTGAAGTGTGGGGCCGACGTCAACAGGGTCACCTACCAGGGCTACTCCCCGTACCAGCTCACCTGGGGCCGCCCAAGCACCCGGATACAGCAGCAGCTGGGCCAGCTGACCCTAGAGAACCTTCAGATGCTGCCCGAGAGCGAGGATGAGGAGAGCTATGACACGGAGTCAGAGTTCACAGAGGATGAG ctgCCCTATGATGACTGTGTGCTTGGAGGCCAGCGCCTGACGTTATGA